From Paenibacillus sp. PvR098:
CTCTCTCAAGCTCTTCGATTACCTTCAATGACTGCTTATCGTAATATTCCTCGCCACATTCTCTACAGGATGCTCCATATAACTTAATACTAATGATGTGTTTGTGCTTCACTGGAATCTCCAGTTCAGTAGGCGGAACATCTGTACAGCCACACACCACACAAATTTTTACATTTACCAAGTCAGCTCACGCTCCTTGCTAATACAGCGTTCTACTCTGATTATGCAAATTGTTTGTAGTACCACTCATGCAACTCCTTGTTCGTCCTAAAGTCAGGTACGTTGCCTTCAATTTGCCGCCGCCAAAAAATATTGAACTCCTCCAGTGAAGCTACTCGAAATGTCATAACGTGTCGTTGCTCCGTCAAAAAGACAAATCCGCCCTCTTCTTTAACCAACAATTCCCCTTCGAATCCTCTGCCCCTGTTCGTATCAAAGAAACTAACCCGTGCCTTCCCGTCATTCTCCTCTACTTGAACGTCCAGAGCCAGCAAGTAGTTGTTTCTGGTGTTAACATCAACGAAGTAGAGCTTTCTTATGTCCCTGGATGCTGGTTCATACAATCGATACACTCCATGTCCAATTCGCTCATAGTCGTTATACGTTACAGCATGATTAGCATTTGCGTTCACGCAACACCTCGACCCAATATGTGTCCGAATGGTCGATTCGTTATAGTTCGGATTCTTACTTACCATATAGTCGATGACTTCTTTTACCTCAAACTCATTTTGCCCTTTCCTTTTCACAATCTCGTGTACAGACGCTAATATCTCATCTCGATAATTTACCATTTGACGATCCGACACCCTGTATCCTCCTCATTTATCACTATTCATTACTTAAAATCTTGCAATCTCCCGCTTCTTTATCTTCTTTTGTGATTGCCGATATACAAGATAGTTCATTTCGGTCAAGTTCACCAGACCCAATCCCCGCTCTTCCTGAATTATATAAGTATTCGATCCTAAATCGCAGTTTAATCTGATCCCATCAAAATAGATTCTCTCGACAGGAGTATGCCCATGGACAACTGGTTTATCCTGAGTTAAGCTCATGAGGGTCTCATTCGAGATACTGTAGGATTCTGACTCCGACATCCATAATATATCCCTGCTTTGCTTTTCCAGTGGCTCAAAGGGATTTAAGCCTGCATGCGTGTAAACGAATTCGTCATCTTGGAAAACAAGCGGCAGATTACATGCCCATTCTATATGCTCATCCATTTCCGCCTTGGAGAATGTTCTCTCAAAATCCCTCAGCGTTTCCATCCCTCCGTGACTCAACCAAAGCTTATCCCTTTTATGAAAAAAATCCCTCATCATCTCCTCATGGTTTCCAATCAGAGGATAAACGTTTTCTGGATATTTCTGAACTAACCCCTTAATAAATTTGACAACACCCGCACTATCTCTGCCCCTATTAATCATATCCCCGCCAATAACAAGCTGATCTTTTAAAAAATCGATTCCTGCGTGCTCCATTAACAGCTTCAGCCCTTTATAATCACCATGAATGTCCGTTATGAAGTATTTCATAATC
This genomic window contains:
- a CDS encoding YgiT-type zinc finger protein, encoding MVNVKICVVCGCTDVPPTELEIPVKHKHIISIKLYGASCRECGEEYYDKQSLKVIEELEREEI
- a CDS encoding metallophosphoesterase family protein, which translates into the protein MKYFITDIHGDYKGLKLLMEHAGIDFLKDQLVIGGDMINRGRDSAGVVKFIKGLVQKYPENVYPLIGNHEEMMRDFFHKRDKLWLSHGGMETLRDFERTFSKAEMDEHIEWACNLPLVFQDDEFVYTHAGLNPFEPLEKQSRDILWMSESESYSISNETLMSLTQDKPVVHGHTPVERIYFDGIRLNCDLGSNTYIIQEERGLGLVNLTEMNYLVYRQSQKKIKKREIARF